TCAATGGGACCGTGCCCGGCCGCCGGTGCCGGTGTGTTCACGGGCAAGCGCGCGCAGGGCATAATCCCGCCCACCACACCGAGGGCATCAAGCGTCACCCGGTGCCGGCTTGGGCGGCGGGTTTGGATGTCGGGATGAATCCCGACAGGGGGAGGGTGAGGCCGTGGGGAATGTTTCAGACCCCCATGTTGGACCGGGCATAATCACCGGACCGATGGGGGCCATTGTCCCCCCAGGCCGACCCATCCCACAGGCAGAAGACGTTGAATACCGAATTCCCCCAGACCTCAGGCTCAAGCTGCGCAACCTCACCGCCGGGGACATCCCCGAACTCGAGGCCCTCATGGAACGGGTCTATCCGGACATCGGGGGGGCGTGGCCGCGGGATTCCCTGCTGGCGCTGTTCAAGGACTTCCCCGAGGGGCAAATCGCCATCGAGGACAATGGCCGCGTGATCGCGGTGGCCCTGACGGTGCGTTGCAGCTACGAGCGCTTCAGCCGCGCTCATACCTATGATGACCTCATCGGCCGCCGCGAGCGCATCCGCCACGACCCCAAGGGAGATGCCCTCTACGGCATGGACCTGTTCGTGGACCCGGACTACCGCGGCCTGCGCCTGGGACGGCGCCTCTATGACGCCCGTAAGGAATTGTGTCGCAACCTCAACCTGCGCGCCATCCTGGCGGGCGGGCGCATCGTGCGCTATCACGAGTACGCCGGGGATCTGGCTCCGGAGGATTACATCGACGGGGTGCGACGCAAGGCGATCCACGACCCCATCCTTAGCTTCCAGCTCGCCAACGACTTCGAGGTCAAGCGCATCATGAAGGGCTATCTGCCCGAGGATGCCAAGTCCCGGGGCTTCGCCACCCTGCTGGAATGGAGCAACATCCTCTACGAGCCCGAGGGCATCGCGGTGGACTTGATCCGCAAGGTGGTGGTACGGGTGGGCATCGTGCAGTGGCAGATGCGACCTTCCAACTCCTTCCAGAGCTGGCTGGACCAGGTGGAGTACTTCGTGGACTCCATGGCCGACTACCAGGCCGATTTCGTCATGTTCCCCGAGTTCTTCAACGCCCCTCTGATGGGCCTGGGGGAGCAGGAGACTCAGTACGAGGCGGTGCGCTTCCTGGCCGGCTTCGCCGAACGTACCCTGGAGGCCCTGACGCATTTTGCCGTCACCTACAACATCAACATCATCGCCGGCAGCCTGCCGGTGATGGAGGGCGACGTGCTGTTCAACTACGCTTACCTGTGCCGCCGGGACGGCACGGTGGAGACTCAGCCCAAGCTCCACATCACGCCCCACGAGCGCCGCGACTGGGTGATCCAGGGTGGTGATTCTCTGCGGGTGTTCGACACCGATGCCGGGCGCATCGGCATCCTCATCTGCTACGACGTGGAGTTCCCGGAGTTGGCGCGGCTGCTGGCGGAGCAGGGCATGGACATCCTCTTCGTGCCCTTCTGGACCGACACCAAGAACGGCTTCCTGCGGGTGCAGCGCTGCGCCCAGGCGCGGGCCATCGAGAACGAATGCTACGTGGCCATCGGCGGCAGTGTGGGTAACCTGCCCCAGGTGGACAACGTGGACATCCAGTACGCCCAATCGGCAGTCTATTCACCCTCGGACTTCGCTTTTCCCCACGACGCCATCATGGCGGAGAGCACTCCGAACACGGAGATGGCGCTGATCGCCGATCTGGACCTCGACCGCCTGGCCCAGATCCGCCACGAGGGCTCCGTCACCAACCGCAAGGATCGGCGCCGGGATCTCTATACGGTGGAATGGCTCGGCGGCGATGGGGCTTGAACGGCGCCCTGTCGGTTGCTCCCGGCAATCGAACGCCGCTCAGACCTCCACCATCTCGAACATGGCCTTCTCCACCTGGCATTCGGGGCATTGCCAGTCCTCGGGGATGTCTTCCCACGGCGTGCCGGGGGGGATGCCCTCGTCGGGCAGGCCCTCGGCCTCGTCGTAGATGAATCCGCAAATGGTGCATTGCCAGGTCTTCATGGTTTACCTCGGGTATCTTGGGAAAAGCTGAACGAGCCGCCCTGGCCTTGTTCGGCCACGGCGACGCGGGTCTCGTGGGGACGCGTGGCAAGCGCGCCTCGTCCAGCGCTTGGCCTAGTGTTTGCCCACGCTTGAGCCGTCCACCCCCAGGCGCTCGTGCATGGCGGGGCTGGTGGTGGTGTATTGGAGGAACTGCTTTTTCTCCGGGTCGATGAAGTGCTGAACGGCGAAGGCGGCCAGGGCGGCCTCGTGGAAGCCGCTCAGGATGAGCTTCTTCTTGCCCGGATAGAAATTGATGTCGCCCACGGCGAAAATGCCGGGCACACTGGTCTGGAACATGGCGGTGTCCACCACGATCTGGTTCTTGTTGAGCTTGAGGCCCCATTCCTTGATGGGCCCGAGGTTGGGGGACAGGCCGTAGAACACCAGGACCTCGTCGCCTTCCACCGTGCGTACCTCGCCGTGGGCATCCTTTACCTCGAGACCGGCCAGGCGGCCGTCCCTCTCCACCAGGGCGGCGGTCTTGCCGGTGACCAGGTCCATGCGCCCCTGCTCCACCAGCTCCTTCATG
Above is a window of Gammaproteobacteria bacterium DNA encoding:
- a CDS encoding bifunctional GNAT family N-acetyltransferase/carbon-nitrogen hydrolase family protein; amino-acid sequence: MGAIVPPGRPIPQAEDVEYRIPPDLRLKLRNLTAGDIPELEALMERVYPDIGGAWPRDSLLALFKDFPEGQIAIEDNGRVIAVALTVRCSYERFSRAHTYDDLIGRRERIRHDPKGDALYGMDLFVDPDYRGLRLGRRLYDARKELCRNLNLRAILAGGRIVRYHEYAGDLAPEDYIDGVRRKAIHDPILSFQLANDFEVKRIMKGYLPEDAKSRGFATLLEWSNILYEPEGIAVDLIRKVVVRVGIVQWQMRPSNSFQSWLDQVEYFVDSMADYQADFVMFPEFFNAPLMGLGEQETQYEAVRFLAGFAERTLEALTHFAVTYNINIIAGSLPVMEGDVLFNYAYLCRRDGTVETQPKLHITPHERRDWVIQGGDSLRVFDTDAGRIGILICYDVEFPELARLLAEQGMDILFVPFWTDTKNGFLRVQRCAQARAIENECYVAIGGSVGNLPQVDNVDIQYAQSAVYSPSDFAFPHDAIMAESTPNTEMALIADLDLDRLAQIRHEGSVTNRKDRRRDLYTVEWLGGDGA
- a CDS encoding rubredoxin translates to MKTWQCTICGFIYDEAEGLPDEGIPPGTPWEDIPEDWQCPECQVEKAMFEMVEV